In Aeromicrobium wangtongii, the DNA window GAGGGTGGTCAGCAGCCCGCCCTCGACCCAGCGGTTGAGCATCGAGTAGGACGGCTGGTGGATGATCAGCGGCGTCCCGAGGTCGCGTGCGATCGCGACCGCCTCGACGGTGCGCTCCGGCGAGTACGACGAGATGCCGGCGTACAGCGCCTTGCCCTGGCCGACCGCGGTGTCCAGCGCGGTGATGGTCTCCTCCAGCGGCGTCGCCGGGTCGACGCGGTGCGAGTAGAAGATGTCGACATGGTCGACGCTCATCCGCTCCAGCGAGGCGTCCAGGCTCGACAGCAGGTACTTGCGGGAGCCGAGCTTGCCGTACGGGCCGGGCCACATGTCCCAGCCGGCCTTCGTCGACACGATCAACTCGTCGCGGTACGGCTTGAAGTCGGTGCGCATCATCCGACCGAAGTTCTCCTCCGCCGAGCCGTGCGGGGGACCGTAGTTGTTGGCCAGGTCGAAGTGCGTGATGCCGTGGTCGAAGGCGTGCCGCAGGACCTCGCGCTGGGTGTCGAACGGGCGGTTGTCGCCGAAGTTCCACCACAGTCCCAGCGAGATCGGCGGGAGCAGCAGCCCGGAGGTGCCGACGCGGCGGTAGTCCAGGCGCTGGTAGCGATCGTCGGCCGCGACGTAAGGGCGGTGGATGTCCGGCACGGGATCGGCGTAGTAGCGCTCCTCGGTCATGCCACCAACGCTAGCCCCGCCCGGTCGTCAGCGCGCCACGGCCAGCAGCACGGGGTCCGGGCGTCCGGCCCACGTGCCGGTCAGGGTCTTGCCGCCCAGTGCCCACGAGTCGTCGCCGACGATCCGCAGCAGCTCGAGCTCGGCGGCCGAGGTGACGATGACCGTCGAGGCGTCCACGTCACGGACGTCCACCAGTCCGACCGTGTCCATGTCGACCTGGGTGCCGCTGCCGATGACGTGGACGCTGGGCTCCACGGGCGTCCGCACCCCGTTCTCCTCGCGCTCGAGCGGCGCCTGCGTGCCACCGCCGAGGATCGTCGTGGCCAGCGCGGCGGCGTAGACCGGGTCTCCGGAGGCGTCGTACACCCAGCGGCGGCCCAGCGCCGAGTGCTCCATCGTCGTGATGAGCCACTCGTCGGCACCGGCCAGCGGCGCGCCGCGATACGTCAGCGGCACCTGCAGGAACGGGCCCTCGCCGGCCCGGACGATCAACGTCTCGATGCCGACCTCGCCGTCGGGATCGTCGAACCGGTACGACCCGATGATCTCCAGGCCCAGGTCGTCACCGGCGAACCACGGCTGCGTGGGGGCCCAGGTCCGGATCAGCTCGATCTTGCTCGGGCTGATCTGCGCTGCGTGAAGAAGGGCCATGGTTCCGACGCTAGCGCAGGCGAGTGATCTCCACACCGACGAACAGGTCCGAGCCACCCGATGTGGAGAAGATGCCCCGCAACGGCGGGCTGTCGCCATAGTCACGGCCCTTCGCGACGACGACGTGGCGTGGCCCGGGAGCCACCGCATTGGTCGGGTCCCAGCCCACCCACTCGCCGTCCCACCACTCGATCCAGGCGTGCGACTCACCCTCGACCGTCTCGCCCACGACGGGGTCCAGGGACGGGTGCAGGTACCCCGACACGTACCGCGCGGGGATTCCAGCGTCCCGCAGGGCGCCCAGGCTCAGGTGCGCGAAGTCCTGGCAGACCCCGGTGCGCGCGTCCCACGCATCGGCCGCGGACGTCGTGACCTCCGTGCTGCCCGGGACGTACGCGATCCGTGAGTGCAGCAGCTCCATGACCGCGACCGCGTAGTCGTTGGGACGCTCGGACGCCGCGCGGATCGGCACGAGCCGCTCGTGCAGGTCCGGGGAGGGCGCCACCCAGTCCGACAGCTCCAGGTACTCGCACCACTCGTCCTTGACGTCATCGCTGAGCTCGTCCCAGCCGATGCCGTGCTGCTTGGGCGGCACCTCCTGGGTGTCGACGATCGATGTCGCCACGACCGTCAGGTCGGTGTGCGGGTCGTGGACCTCGAACGAGGTGACCGTCGTGCCCCAGTAGTCGCGGTACTCGTACGACCACGGGGTCGGCGAGATCTCCAGCCGCGAGCGCAGGACGTACTGCTCCGAGGTCGTCATCGGCGTCATGCGGGCCTCGTTGAAGGACGCCATCGCGCCCTTCTCGTAGTGGTAGCCCGTGGTGTGCTTGATGCGCAGCTGCATCGTCATGCGGTGACCTCGTTCATAGGACGACCCCTCCGCGCCAGGTGTGGGTCTCGGACTCCGCGAAGTACCGCGCCGAGACGGCATCGCTCGCGGCAGCACAGCTGCGCTGCAGGCGCTCCATCTCGACCGGCAGGTCGAACACGATCTCGGCGAGCGGGCGGTACTCCAGCTCGGTGCGCGCACGCCCGAGCAGGCGCTGCGCCTCGTCGCTGAAGCCGGATCGCTGGCCCGCAGACTCCAGGTTGTTCAGCGCCCGCTCCGCCTCGGCCAGGGACGACACGATCGACCGTGGGAACCAGCGGTCCAGCAGCAGGAACTCAGCGGCCTGGCGATCGGAGTCGATGCCGCGATAGGCGCGGATGAAGCTCTCGTAGGCGCCGCAGGCGCGCAGCGTCGTCGGCCAGGCCACCTGCGGCCCGGAGGCCAGCGCCGCGGTCGACAGCAGACGGGCCGTCATGTCGACCCGCTCGATGCTGCGGCCCAGCATGTAGAAGTGCCAGCCGTCGTCGCGCGACATCGTCGAGTCGGCGATGCCCGAGATCATGGCCGTCCGGTTGCGGACCCAGCTGAACATGTCCGGCGGACGCATCGCGCGGGCGGTGCTGAGACCGCGCCACGTCGTGTTGATCGCGGCCCAGATGTCGGTCGAGAGGGTCTCGCGCGCGCGCCGCGAGCTCTCGCGGGCCGCACCGATCGCCGCGGCGATCGACACCGGGGAGTCGGGGTTGTGCGCCAGCAGGTCCAGCAGCATCCAGCGGTTGGGCAGACCCGTGTAGTCCTCGACGCCCATGACCGACAGCAGCTGCTCGCACGAGGTGCGCTCGTCCATGCCGGGGTCCTCGACCAGCACCTGCATCTGGACGTCCAGGATGCGTGCGGTGTCATCGGCCCGCTCGAGGTAGCGGCCGATCCAGAACAGCGACTCGGCAATCCGGCTCAGCATGCGTCGCTCCTTGAGCCTGTCGAAAGGCCGCCCCTTGAGCCTGTCGAAAGGGAGCCTGTCGAAAGGGAGCCTGTCGAAAGGGAGCCTGTCGAAACGGTCTGCTGTTGCTGCTGCTCCTGCTCCTGGACGTGCAGGTCGGGGCCCTGGCTGTCGAAGGCGGGACCGGCCGACTGGGCGACTCCGGCCACCGGTGAGGCGGTGGGGGCCATGTCGCCCTCGTCGTCGGGATCGCTCGCGCGGGCGAGCACCCAGGTGTCCTTGGAACCGCCGCCGCGGCTGGAGTTGACGATCAGCTCGCCCTCCGGGAGCGCGACGCGGGTCAGGCCGCCGGGCAGGACGAACACGTCGTCGCCGTCGTGCACCGCGAACGGCCGCAGGTCGACGTGGCGGGGACGGATGCCGTCCTCCACGAGGGTCGGGTTGGTCGACAGCGAGATGACCGGCTGCGCGATCCAGGCCCGCGGATCGGCCAGGATCTTGCCGCGCAGCTCCGCGAGCTCGTCGGGCGACGCGGCCGGGCCGATCACGATGCCCTTGCCGCCCGAGCCGTCGACCGGCTTGAGCACGAGCTCGTCGAGCCGGTCGAGCACCTCCTCGCGCTGATCGGCCTCGCCGAGCCGCCAGGTGTCGACATTGCGCAGGATCGGTTCCTCGGACAGGTAGTAGCGGATGAGATCGGGGACGTAGGAGTACAGCAGCTTGTCGTCGGCGACGCCGTTGCCGACCGCGTTGGCGATCGTGACGTGACCCGCGCGGGCCGCGTTGATGATGCCGGGCACGCCGAGGGTGGAGTCGGAGCGGAACTGCACGGGGTCCAGGAAGTCGTCGTCGATGCGGCGGTAGATGACGTGCACGGGCTCGAGGCCCTGGGTCGTGCGCATCATGACGCGTCCGGAGCGGCACACCAGGTCGCGGCCCTCGACCAGCTCGACGCCCATGGTGCGGGCCAGCAGCGTGTGCTCGAAGTAGGCCGAGTTGTAGACGCCCGGGGTGAGCACGACGACGGTCGGGTCGCTGACACCGGCCGGTGCGGCCTTGCGCAGCGCCGACAGCAGGTGCTGCGAGTACTGGGACACCGGACGGATGCGGTGATCGGCGAACACCTCGGGCAGCGCCGCCGACAGGGCCCGCCGGTTGGTCATGACGTAGGAGACGCCGGACGGCACCCGGACGTTGTCCTCGAGGACGCGGAAGTCGCCGTGCCCGTCACGGATCAGGTCGACGCCGGCGACGTGGACGCGCACGCCGTTCGCGGGCTCCAGCCCGGCCACGACCCGGTGGTAGTGCGGTGAGGTGACCACGGTGTTTCGCGGCACGACGCGGTCGGCGAACAGCTCTCCGGGTCCGTAGGCATCGGCCAGGAAGGCCTCGAGCGCGAGGACCCGCTGGCGCACGCCGCGCTCGACGTGGTCCCAGTCCTGGGCCTCGATCAACCGGGGGACGATGTCCAGGGGGAAGGGCCGCTCCTCGCCCTCGACGCCGAAGGTGACGCCCTGCTCGAGGTACGACGACGCGAGCGAGTCGGCGCGCAGACGGACTTCGTCAGCACCCATCTTCTCGAATGACGTGTGCACCTGGCGGTATCCGGGACGGACCTCGGTGCCCTCGAACATCTCGTCGAACCCGGCGACCGGTCCATAGCCGTCGAAGAGCTCTGAGGTGTTCACGGGAGACACCGTAGGACACATTTGCTGCCGGCACGTTTCGGCGGGTCGATTCGTCCGCGGCGCGGGGACGAATAGGCTCCGTTTGCAGGGCGAAGGACGTCACCTGGGGTTACGCTCGGCTCAGGTTCTACCGTCGGGAGGCGGTGCGGGATGACGGATGCATACGTTCTCGTGCTGAACGCCAGCTACGAGCCCCTGCAGCGCGTCTCCATGCGTCACGCCATCAAGATGCTCGTGCGCGAGGTCGCCGTCATCGAGGAGGAGGCCGGTGGCTCGTTCGGCCCGTTCCCGGTCCCCAAGGTGCTGCGGCTGGTGCGCTACGTCGTGACCCGCTGGATGCACCGGCGCTCCAACCTGTGCACCAAATCGGCGATCAAGGCGCGCGACCAGATGTGCGCCTACTGCGGCGGCAAGGCCGAGACCGTCGACCACATCGTCCCGCGCAGCCGCGGCGGGACCCTGACCTGGGAGAACGCGGTCGCCGCCTGCATCCGCTGCAACCACCGCAAGGCCAACCGCACGCCGACCGAGGCGGGCATGACCCTGCTGGTGGTCCCGGCCCAGCCGCGGTACGTCGTCCGCGACTGACCGGCTCTCAGAGCCCGACCGACTCGTAGATGTCGTCCAGGGCGTCCAGGTAGGCGCCCTGGTCGGCGCCGACCTCACGCTGGGCCTCGGCCGACTTCTGCACGACGACCTCGGCGACCTGCTCGTACCGGGCATTCCACTTCTCGGCCTCGATCTGCCAGTAGCCGCAGGTGTAGAAGTCCGCGTGGGACCACCCGAGCTCGCGACGCAGGTGCTTGCGGACCGCGCGGCTGGAGCGGGCCTCGCCGGCGAGCCAGACGTACCGGTCGGAGTCCGGCAGCTCGCGGGAGGTGACCGCTGCTGCGAGCGCCTCGCAGATGTCGGTGTCCTTGGCCACGACCTGCCAGGTCACGTCGACATCGGCGGGACTCGGCAGCGCGATCCGGTCGCCCGGATCGGTCAGGACGATGTGGACGGCCACCTTCTGCTGCGGCGACAGCTCACGCAGGATGCGCGCGATCGCCGGCAGGCCGGTGATGTCGGCGACCAGCAGCTGCCAGCCGACGCCGGCGGGCGCCGCGTACAGCCCGTGCGGCTCGACGAGGCCCACCTGGTCACCGGGACGGCAGGTGCGCGCCCAGTCCGAGCCGACGCCCTGGTCGTGCAGGGCGATGTCCAGGTCGATGCTCGTCCGGCCGTCCACGGTCCGGTGGTCGGTGACCGTGTACACGCGGAAGTCGGGCTCGACGGCACCCTCCGGGTAGGAGATGTTCCACTTCTCGTCGATCTCGGGCAGGGCCAGCGCCGCGCCGGCCGGCGGGATCATGACGCGGACGTACTCGTCTGGGATGCCGGTGGAGGTGTAGCCCGTCACGCCCAAGGTCACGGTGACCAGGTGCGCGGAGCGCTGCCGACGTCCCAGGACCGTCGCGGTGCTTGTCTTCACGGGAGACCTTCCATAGATTCCGACTTAGGCAAGGCTAACTGATGCTGGCACCCCGGTGGACCCGTCGACGGTTGGTAGCGTGGTGCGGTGACGTCAGAACCCCCCCTCGTCCCCCTGAGTGTCCGCCCCATCAGCGCTGCCGAGCACCTCGACTTCGTGCGGAGCCGCCCCTCCGTCAGCTTT includes these proteins:
- the mgrA gene encoding L-glyceraldehyde 3-phosphate reductase, whose product is MTEERYYADPVPDIHRPYVAADDRYQRLDYRRVGTSGLLLPPISLGLWWNFGDNRPFDTQREVLRHAFDHGITHFDLANNYGPPHGSAEENFGRMMRTDFKPYRDELIVSTKAGWDMWPGPYGKLGSRKYLLSSLDASLERMSVDHVDIFYSHRVDPATPLEETITALDTAVGQGKALYAGISSYSPERTVEAVAIARDLGTPLIIHQPSYSMLNRWVEGGLLTTLDEHGLGAIGFSPLAQGLLTDRYLGDEPVERAVDRGSLDEGVLTEDNLERLRGLASIAKQRGQSLAQMAISWILRPGGVTSALIGASSTQQLDENLAAAGQTDFTDEELAAIDRLAGDTEGVDIWKISADL
- a CDS encoding CG0192-related protein; this encodes MALLHAAQISPSKIELIRTWAPTQPWFAGDDLGLEIIGSYRFDDPDGEVGIETLIVRAGEGPFLQVPLTYRGAPLAGADEWLITTMEHSALGRRWVYDASGDPVYAAALATTILGGGTQAPLEREENGVRTPVEPSVHVIGSGTQVDMDTVGLVDVRDVDASTVIVTSAAELELLRIVGDDSWALGGKTLTGTWAGRPDPVLLAVAR
- a CDS encoding transglutaminase family protein, giving the protein MTMQLRIKHTTGYHYEKGAMASFNEARMTPMTTSEQYVLRSRLEISPTPWSYEYRDYWGTTVTSFEVHDPHTDLTVVATSIVDTQEVPPKQHGIGWDELSDDVKDEWCEYLELSDWVAPSPDLHERLVPIRAASERPNDYAVAVMELLHSRIAYVPGSTEVTTSAADAWDARTGVCQDFAHLSLGALRDAGIPARYVSGYLHPSLDPVVGETVEGESHAWIEWWDGEWVGWDPTNAVAPGPRHVVVAKGRDYGDSPPLRGIFSTSGGSDLFVGVEITRLR
- a CDS encoding alpha-E domain-containing protein translates to MLSRIAESLFWIGRYLERADDTARILDVQMQVLVEDPGMDERTSCEQLLSVMGVEDYTGLPNRWMLLDLLAHNPDSPVSIAAAIGAARESSRRARETLSTDIWAAINTTWRGLSTARAMRPPDMFSWVRNRTAMISGIADSTMSRDDGWHFYMLGRSIERVDMTARLLSTAALASGPQVAWPTTLRACGAYESFIRAYRGIDSDRQAAEFLLLDRWFPRSIVSSLAEAERALNNLESAGQRSGFSDEAQRLLGRARTELEYRPLAEIVFDLPVEMERLQRSCAAASDAVSARYFAESETHTWRGGVVL
- a CDS encoding circularly permuted type 2 ATP-grasp protein, with the translated sequence MNTSELFDGYGPVAGFDEMFEGTEVRPGYRQVHTSFEKMGADEVRLRADSLASSYLEQGVTFGVEGEERPFPLDIVPRLIEAQDWDHVERGVRQRVLALEAFLADAYGPGELFADRVVPRNTVVTSPHYHRVVAGLEPANGVRVHVAGVDLIRDGHGDFRVLEDNVRVPSGVSYVMTNRRALSAALPEVFADHRIRPVSQYSQHLLSALRKAAPAGVSDPTVVVLTPGVYNSAYFEHTLLARTMGVELVEGRDLVCRSGRVMMRTTQGLEPVHVIYRRIDDDFLDPVQFRSDSTLGVPGIINAARAGHVTIANAVGNGVADDKLLYSYVPDLIRYYLSEEPILRNVDTWRLGEADQREEVLDRLDELVLKPVDGSGGKGIVIGPAASPDELAELRGKILADPRAWIAQPVISLSTNPTLVEDGIRPRHVDLRPFAVHDGDDVFVLPGGLTRVALPEGELIVNSSRGGGSKDTWVLARASDPDDEGDMAPTASPVAGVAQSAGPAFDSQGPDLHVQEQEQQQQQTVSTGSLSTGSLSTGSLSTGSRGGLSTGSRSDAC
- a CDS encoding HNH endonuclease, with the translated sequence MTDAYVLVLNASYEPLQRVSMRHAIKMLVREVAVIEEEAGGSFGPFPVPKVLRLVRYVVTRWMHRRSNLCTKSAIKARDQMCAYCGGKAETVDHIVPRSRGGTLTWENAVAACIRCNHRKANRTPTEAGMTLLVVPAQPRYVVRD
- a CDS encoding siderophore-interacting protein, with the protein product MKTSTATVLGRRQRSAHLVTVTLGVTGYTSTGIPDEYVRVMIPPAGAALALPEIDEKWNISYPEGAVEPDFRVYTVTDHRTVDGRTSIDLDIALHDQGVGSDWARTCRPGDQVGLVEPHGLYAAPAGVGWQLLVADITGLPAIARILRELSPQQKVAVHIVLTDPGDRIALPSPADVDVTWQVVAKDTDICEALAAAVTSRELPDSDRYVWLAGEARSSRAVRKHLRRELGWSHADFYTCGYWQIEAEKWNARYEQVAEVVVQKSAEAQREVGADQGAYLDALDDIYESVGL